The nucleotide sequence CCGAAAGTTCCCATGACGCGTGTTGATATGTGTCTATTATTATTCTCATCTGTTGCTGTTCGAGCCAATCCAAAATCGGATACTTTTGGTGTGAAATCATCTTCCAACAATATGTTGCTTGATTTGAAGTCCCGGTGTATAACACGGGGACTCGAATCTTCGTGCAGATAGGCTAGACCGCGAGCCGCGCCAAGAGCTATCTTCATCCTAGCACTCCAACCAAGTGGACTACTTTCCCTGTCAACTCCTGTCACAAGTCCACAAAGAAAAACAAAGCATCTTCTTCAAGTGCTCAACACAATTGAATGCTAACTTAAGACTCAAGCAACCGCATTCAAGTACCATGTAAGTGGGATTCCACGCTGCCATTTGGAACAAGTTCATAAATCAAGCAGCGGACACTTTCCTCGGTACATATCCCAATCAACTTGACCAGATTTCTATGATGAAGACGGCTAAGCATCTCAACTTCAGCTAAGAACTCGCGATCCCCGTGATGATCCTCCCTCTTTATAACCTTGACTGCCACTTTTGttccatcttcaaggatgccaccATAAACCAGCCCAAAACCACCTTCTCCAAGTATTCTTGAACCATGAAAATTATCAGTAGCTTTTATAATATCATTCGCACTGAAAGTCTTAGCAGACCCTGTATAAGCAGCAATGCTAGATCGAAATGATGTCGAAGCAGAACCAACCCCACCTCCCACTAATGATGCAGCATTACCTGTGAAATTCACTTGTTGGATACAAAAGAAAATTTACAAGTCTTCAATCATTTAGTTTCAAACATTTTGGCTTGTAATATGTAAATAAAATTCTGTATTATGATTAACCATCTAGGAGAAATGATCACGGTTGTCTTACCTGGTGGTTTGGTAAGAGAAGGTTGTGAAAGCCGTGGCGTTGATGCCGGTTGAGTAACATGATCTCCATACTTGAGCATAACCCAGGCTGCTGCTGCGGCAGCACATAACACAACTGCTAGAAAAACTGAAACAGTTATAATGGCAACTATGCCTCTGCTAAGTCCACTTTTATGCTGCCTCTTCTGTATGTCCACTCCAAGGGGCTTTATTGTCCCTCCATTATTGCCATCAATGGAATATGGACCACCATCAATGATGGAAATGGTTGAAGGTGgtaaaggaggagaaggagccAAACCTATTATATGTTGGAGGATCCCATAAAAGTTCTTGCCAAAATAGTTATGGAAGaaaatgatagaaaagaaaaatgaaagttctATATACCTGGATAGCTCACATATAAAACATCATAGTCTCCAAAGTAGGAAGCTTTTATAGCAACCTGTTTATGCCAGAATCTGTTGGAAGTGAAAAGTGCTGTAGTACTGTCAAAGTTTTCACCAAGTGGTACCAAATCAATTAAGACAACCGTTTTCTCAGGTTGCTCGGTTGCTGCATTTGCTCCCATAATCCGAACTTGACTTTGCCTCATGAAAACTCCGGTAGCAATTTCAGAAGCCAGCTCTGAAACCAAAGGGAAGAAGGTATAAAGAGAGACACTGACACGGAGACCGACTCGCATGGGCCAAACACATCTGCAAGGTGCTCCGGGTGGAGAGTTTGTATAAGGTTCTAAGCAGACGGTTGATGAACACTCTGAAAAGTGAAGAACATGATGATGAATAAGGCTCGGAACAATCCAAAGAGCACAGGTATTAGCACTTTGCAGCACTAACTTCTGCATAAAATGGATCAAACAAACAAGGTTCTAACCTTCATTTGGAGGTGGGGGTGGCAATGCTCGAACTTGAGGCGGGGATGGTGTCTTTGAGGGAGAAGGAGATACTTTAGGGGGAAGAAATGGAGCTTGCACTTGCAAATACAATTAACAAATGCATGCTAATAAGTAAATAATAATGAAATGGCAAAATATCTAAACAGAAAGTTTCTAAATAATAAGGATGGAATTTCTATAACAAAAAAAGGATGAAGGCAGTCATTCTTACTTTCAGTTGGGTGAGGAGCAAGTTCGATTGATGATGAAGGAGCCGGCGAAACTTGGGTCATGGGTGAATGAGTAGGAGAAGAGAATGAAGGAATTGAAGAACCTACCAtgcaaaatataaaataaagtaataataataattagaaatgATCTTTGTTTACCTCTAGTActcaaagaataagaaaaaaaggttaTAGTACTTATATAGTACTTTGGTTCATTGGAGGTGAAACATGATGCCTTTGCCCACTTTTTGGTTGTAATGAAGGAGGAATTGCTTTACCTAACATAGAAAACGGTTATATTTTTAGTTGAACAAGGAAAACTTCATTTGTGGCACAATTTAATAAATCAGGTAATACTGCAAACCTTGATGATTTGAAGGGGAAGAAGAAACCATGTATGGTGATGGTGGTGGAGGAGCAGAACTGGCAGTTGTGTTCCTTGTATGATGATGCTGATGTGATGAGGCAGAAGGTGACAATGCAGGCGTATGCTTTTCTTTATTAGGAGTTTTAGTCAATGGCTCAGGATCATGATCAATTTGCCTTGAATTATGTGCAGCAGGAGCtacatttaaaataaaataaaataaagggttGCATATattttgtaattccaatggcatTCTAATAtgatgtatatatttgcattttttcAGTATTTTGAAAAAACAGTTTATAGCTTATGCTCTTATTTCAATAGGTAAAAGTCTTAAAAAGTTTTAATGTTACCCTACCTTGAGCAGGGGAATGTACTACAGCTGGAAGTGGTTTTGGTGATTTGTACAAAGGTACAGCAATTGGTGGTGCATCACCATTTTTCCAATTGAAGCTTCCAGAAGAAGATGACTTGGGAGAGGCAACAGGTGCTGCACCACATGTTTTTGCACTAAATAAGCTTCCATGAAGTGAATTATGATTGCACTATAGCATTTGAACATAAAAGAAACTTAAGCACACACAAATGCTGAAGTAACCACAAGCACATGCATACTTCATGACACTGAAAGAATCCTTGGTAACATCATACCTGGTAATGTTGATGGAATAATTGGATGGACCAGTGGCGGATTCGCTGGAAATGAACTTGCTGGTGATGCAACAGGTGCTGCATGAATTCAACAACATAAGAAATAATGATAAAATTTACCAGACTAAGTTAATAAAATATACCAGGCAATATGGATGGACTAATAGGGTGTGCTTCTGGTGGTGGAGGAGAAGGATTATGCTCCGCTTTCCATGGTGGTGATGCAGCAGATTCTGTGCTTCATTTAATGGGAAATACGAAGTTTAGAACCACATAGTATGGCCTGAAATTGACTTGAAACCAGAAGAATTCAGGTGGCAACTTTAGACTTTTATAACATGCCTGGTGTAACTGGTTCTGAATTGTGACCTTTCTTTGTGCCCTCTTGAGGAGGAAAACTTCCATTATCGGTTGGTTGGATGCTTGGTGAAATTTTCGGCAAATTGATAGAATGTGTTGCAGCTGGTGCTGTTCAAGTATTCAGTAGAAGAGCATAAATAACAACAGGAATCTGTTGAATATGAAAAATAGAAAGCCATGGCAATGAGAATTCTAGTGACAACATGAAATGCTAGAACTTTTTTATCACATACATGGTGAAACCGGCTCTTCTTTGTGACTCAGATTTGCATTCCCATTACCAATGTTAGGTGCTNNNNNNNNNNNNNNNNNNNNNNNNNNNNNNNNNNNNNNNNNNNNNNNNNNNNNNNNNNNNNNNNNNNNNNNNNNNNNNNNNNNNNNNNNNNNNNNNNNNNNNNNNNNNNNNNNNNNNNNNNNNNNNNNNNNNNNNNNNNNNNNNNNNNNNNNNNNNNNNNNNNNNNNNNNNNNNNNNNNNNNNNNNNNNNNNNNNNNNNNNNNNNNNNNNNNNNNNNNNNNNNNNNNNNNNNNNNNNNNNNNNNNNNNNNNNNNNNNNNNNNNNNNNNNNNNNGGCAGCGGCGCATTTCCTTGTGGCGTTGATGGCAAAGGAACAACCTCATGTGGTGGTGGTGACAATGCTATAGTAGTTGGACTTGGAGTTGTGGATGGTTCTATGTCCTTATCATGCTTCTGAGGAGTTGGAGCTGATGCAGGAAGTGGTAAAGCATCCGGAGGAAGCAAGAATGACCCTTCATTGTGAAAAACTGAAGCGTTTAGCTCGGATGATCCGAATATTACTTAATGGACTAATGTAATGAGATTACCATTTGCTACTTCTGGAGAGCTTGGGGCAATGTTAGTCCATGAACCTCTTGCTGGAGATGGAGGTACAACAAGGCCTGAATGAAGTTATAGAACATCCACATACCATAAGGTAAGTTATCAAAGATCAAAATTTACATTTAGATATGGTGACATACCATGTGGAAGTAATGGTAAACTTGGTGCATTGCTTCCAAGTGAAGGAATCACAGGAAGGAATGCTGGAGATGGAGATACAGTGGACCCTGAACAAAAGATATTATCATATGAATGCCCAAAATTCCATGGaacaaaagatttaaaatttccATCAGCAAACATATGGGTAGAATCAGTAATTTCTTCTACAAATTTGTCATTTTGATAAAATTGTAGTCACCCACATTGTCATGTCATAAAGATCAACTAGTTTCAAATCCCAGCAGTAACTTGCATTATGTTATACTACTCAAAATTAGGCTTTGGATGCAATGCAAAAGGACAAACAGATAGAAGGCATCTCCTACTCCATTCTATGGCTATTCAAACCAATCATTTAACTGTAAAATTTAACACAGAAGTTAAGTTTAGGTTCACTGAGATATAACAACATCATTGTTAAAAAGCAAGAATGTTGACCCATATCAAGTACTTCAAGGTTCTAGACTAAGAATAAGTTTGTTTTGCAAAGTTTACAGAGGACTAACATCTTATTCTGAAGATTAAGCACCTACCTTTGGATCGTGGGACAGCAACAGAAAGAAAAATGATGCAGAGCTTAAGAAGTTGCAGCATCATTGCCAATACCACCCTCATCCCATGCCAGAACACAACCTCCTCAAAAGGCCAACACTTTCTAACAAATGAGGAATAAATTACAGACACTGAAGTTGGTAACTTGAAGCAAGAACAAAGAAAAAGGGTAAATGGATTTAGAAGTAGGAGAAGAAGGCCCACATATAGTGACACTGAAGCAATCAGAAAGCTGTTTTTGGAAAACGACAACACCCAAGAACATGTGTTCCTTGAGAACAAGAGCAATGGAATTAGCAGAGATTAGAAAATTCCATGGGAGTGGTAAAACTTGATTAACCTTTTTGTTCTCTTATTTTCACCTGAAGTTAGTTGCTTAAACAAAGTTAACATGGATCCAAAGAAAGAACAAAACATCACACGTGTATTTACAATTCAGAATCACAAGAAAACTCCTTGTCCTCTATAAAAAGAGGCAGtcacatatgtatatattttactaATCTTAGGCAGGAGTGttatcggtttggtttggtttgatttTGGACCAAAAACCAATCGAATCGATATGTTCGATTTGTACAGACACACAATTGTTTGGTTTGTTGTTTTTACAACAACTGAATCGAACTGAACCGAACCAATAATAGTTTTGTTCGGTCGGTATTTTCGGTTTTTAATTCTTAATGAAAAGAGTATGAATCACAATAATTAGAGGTTCAAAATAGTcaataaattgaaataataagagtaAAACATTGAAATAATTAGGAGTTGAGGATTTTTGTTGTTAGGTTAAAGGTTAAAATGGTAAAAATATTGAAATGTATGCATATATTCGGTTCGATTTGgtcagaaaaaaacaaaaaaaaaccgaTTTTTTCGATTTTTAAGTCGGTTGTTGTAATTTTCGATTTGATTTTGCGGTAATTTTCGATTCGATtcggtaacttacacccctaATCTTAGGTAAGGCAAAGagggtgtattttttatttttttattttttatatgtatttaaCTAATCTTCTGTGATAAGGTAATAATAATGTAATGTGGTTATGTCAGTGGAGgaacataaaaaataaatgaattgGTTCAGTTCAGTTCTATATCTATATAGGTTGCCTAGTTGCTTTTACTTCATTTTTTGGTAGCTCCTGTTGGCCATAATAAGATAGTGATTTATATTGAGAATAAGGGAGTGTTTTACCTGTCAAAAACTCATTCTGACACATCACACACCCACATGCTCTCATTTTACTATGACTTCCGTGACACTTAATAATAAATGGTGCATTAAAGGAGTCATCACAAGCATTAAATTAAAGATCTACTGTATTTAAATTAAAAGGCCTAGCAGTCAgtcagaaaataaaattaaaaaaaataatgactACTACAGTATTAATTACTACTTGATCCATCACAAGCCTATGAAGAAGTGTAATCTAATTGGAAGCTGGTGTGAGTGTGAAGACTCCTCCAATTTATTTGTTTCATTCAAGATAGATATTAATGAAAAAGATGTGGCGCCCGTGACACTCTTTATAGCGGACAAAAGGTAAAAACTTGAGACATTGCTTGTCAGTTAGTACTCACAACTTAGTAAAATGTTATATCAAATCAAAGATAATAAGAATTTAGAAGATATCCTTTTCTGGTCACTGAATTTCACCCAACAAGTActaaaatgacaaaattgaaattTACACTATATAAAGAACAATAAGTCATGATTAATGTGGATTTAATTATACTAGTTGGATGAGAAGGAAAGGTTCAGATAAGGTAATACTTAATTGTCACAAGAGTCGCAACAATTTAATCATGGTTCTTGTATATTACTACCAAAACAAAAGCAAAAGATGTGGACTAATAATAATACAAGACATGACAGTTGATGAAGCAATTAGAGGCAAAAAAATAATGtgttttttcttccttttctcaCTCATACCTATACCACCCAAAAAAATAATGTATGGTAGTTTTCTTGGATTGTAGTGCAATGGGCAGTGGGCACTACCATCAAGATGGCGGTGCAAACTCTCTCTCTGCTGTAACACTAGGATTCATCTCCTTGGGACCCATCTCCAACCTTATTAGCAATAACTATATAATTAACAGAGTTGCATCACTAAGCATTACTATATAtccttattattatttattattatatactgTTAGTGGAATCCGGTGCCTAGATGCTTCATTGCTGTTTCCAGCACTTAAATTTTACGTGCATGCGGGAAANNNNNNNNNNNNNNNNNNNNNNNNNNNNNNNNNNNNNNNNNNNNNNNNNNNNNNNNNNNNNNNNNNNNNNNNNNNNNNNNNNNNNNNNNNNNNNNNNNNNNNNNNNNNNNNNNNNNNNNNNNNNNNNNNNNNNNNNNNNNNNNNNNNNNNNNNNNNNNNNNNNNNNNNNNNNNNNNNNNNNNNNNNNNNNNNNNNNNNNNNNNNNNNNNNNNNNNNNNNNNNNNNNNNNNNNNNNNNNNNNNNNNNNNNNNNNNNNNNNNNNNNNNNNNNNNNNNNNNNNNNNNNNNNNNNNNNNNNNNNNNNNNNNNNNNNNNNNNNNNNNNNNNNNNNNNNNNNNNNNNNNNNNNNNNNNNNNNNNNNNNNNNNNNNNNNNNNNNNNNNNNNNNNNNNNNNNNNNNNNaataataataataataataataataaaaaaaaaaagaaaggaggcAGATGATTTGAGACATTCTTGGGATCCACCGACAGCTTCCCTCAATCATCGATTTCATTTGAGGGGAAGATTGTGATCAGTTTATTTATCATTTTATCTACGTAATATGTCGTCTTAACAAACCATAAAGGAAAATTCTTGTAAACACATAATACAACATTAGGCCGCTAATTTTCAATCTATATCATAGTCTTGTGCGCGAAGGAATTCCTCACCATCGAAATGATCAAATGAACGATCAAAGTACGGCCACATATGCCCACTTGAGACATATAGAGATACCCTCAGATTATAGATTTTCGTACTCCAATCAAAAGTTCAACGCATGAACCAAAAGGAACAAATCACAATCAGGATCGTATGCATATTACATCATTACCTGATATTTAAAGAACTCATTCCTCCAATCCTCCCAaacctaaaagagagagagagagagagagagagagagagaggctacATAATACAACTACTACTAACTAAACAGAATTCAATTTCCATAACAAGGGCCTTTCATAAACCAGTAAAATTATTTGTCTATAAAATATACACTGTTAACTCTACGAAAACTACCAGCACAAGTATTATAAGTTGTAACATCTAAATAATATCGTACAAAATGATACAAATTCACCGGTTGAAAGTTGGAACAAACCTCCCTCACCTCACCCTCAACTAAGCCAGCTTGTTTCAGAGCTTCAATGCAGCTTGTGCAAGTTGGTTGCTGCATACAGCTTGATAGAATAGCGActttagatttatgattcttcACTTGAAATATATCCTAACCCAAAGTTGAGGTGGCATCTCCACAATGCACATCTAATTGTCACATTACAATTCATCAACCATGTATAGAAAGAAAGATGGCACAGGGAATCCGTGTTAAGAAAGTGGAGATTTACCGTGGAAACTGCTGAGAAGAATGTCAGATCATTAAGTCTCATGAACACCAATTCATGTCGCATAATGAACAACTGAAAAGTCAATTGATTCCGACAATCAAGAAAACAGAAAGTTGATGATTACAAAAATAAATATGTACCTTTTAATTTGGCATTCAGCACCTAAAGCAATTGGACATTTAACCAAAAGAGACTGTAATCACAAGTGGCACTGCTGAAAATTGAGTCTTCGATGTATGAACAATTAACAGTTTGGATCATATTCTTGAAATCGGCTCTTGAAATCTTCTACGATTTTCATTTCTTCCTCTTTGTTATGTTTGCGATTCCTCCAGTCTGCATTGTCTGCCATATTGAGCAACCCTGCCAGGACCTGAGTCAAATTTATAAGTTCCAATCTTAATCTGATGAGTACAAGAGTAATTTTCCTTATAAGAAAAAGAATGATAATCGTTGATGTCCTcttggaaaaaaaaaagactgATTAAGAAGTATGTGATTCATTCTTATATTAGCATAGCATTCCATCAGTTAAGTGCCTACCTCACGTCCAAATTGGGCAGGGAATCTCACTTTCTCCTCAACACGGTGCAGCAGAATTGTGCCTCCTGGGATTTCGGCATAGAACAAACTTGACTCCCCATCAGCTTGTGTCTTCAGAAATTTTCTTCCATCAGAAATGCTATCAACTTTGTCACAATAAAGAACATAAGAATGAATATAAACTCTAAAACGAGTCAAAGTGTAGATCATTTTCCAGAATAAACAAATTCGAATTGATTTCTCAAGTCATGCCATTAGTAAGTTAGaactaataacaagaaattacaaAGAGGGGGAAGAAAGGTTAGTCAGAAGCAGACGGAACAAAAAATGAAACAGGAAGCATGACCAGAAGATTAATACTTACAATTCTTGGACACAAATTTAAATCCCATCTTTTGTGCAGCTAAATTGAATGCCTTTTCAACCATAACTGCCTTGGAAGATGGAATAGGAATGGCCTACATGTAAGAGCAGAAATCACATAATAAGAATGAAATTCAAACATATTTGACAAAATACTAGTGTTATTAAGCAGAAAATAGCTGAGCCAAAGGGAAAAAAGATAAACAGAGTGGACATCTACAGTGGAGTCAACATATCATAGAACTAGAAAAGGGACAAGAAGAAAGTTAGGGGAGGAGAGGCAACCTCACGTCAAGCAAAGAGCTACCCAATCAAGTTATAAGTATTACTTATTTTACCTGAAGATTTGCATGAGTGCCGCGTATGGAAACCCACTCAAAAAAGATGACTTCCTTTCCCTGGCTCTTGCAATACCTCTGAAGACTGTTCTGAAACCGACAGAGCTCAACTtcagattcagatgacagagacAAGGTACTTGGCATATGCTCAACTGGTACTATCAGCACATGGTCTTCAACAAGTGGACCTTTAGCCAGTGCCAAGTAGTAATTTTCACCAATGCTTATGATCAAGTGAGACTCCACATTGGGGCTTGACAAGCAAAACCAACATTCTTTTGATC is from Arachis ipaensis cultivar K30076 chromosome B01, Araip1.1, whole genome shotgun sequence and encodes:
- the LOC107643034 gene encoding receptor-like serine/threonine-protein kinase ALE2 isoform X2, which translates into the protein MVSSSPSNHQGKAIPPSLQPKSGQRHHVSPPMNQSSSIPSFSSPTHSPMTQVSPAPSSSIELAPHPTEMQAPFLPPKVSPSPSKTPSPPQVRALPPPPPNEECSSTVCLEPYTNSPPGAPCRCVWPMRVGLRVSVSLYTFFPLVSELASEIATGVFMRQSQVRIMGANAATEQPEKTVVLIDLVPLGENFDSTTALFTSNRFWHKQVAIKASYFGDYDVLYVSYPGLAPSPPLPPSTISIIDGGPYSIDGNNGGTIKPLGVDIQKRQHKSGLSRGIVAIITVSVFLAVVLCAAAAAAWVMLKYGDHVTQPASTPRLSQPSLTKPPGNAASLVGGGVGSASTSFRSSIAAYTGSAKTFSANDIIKATDNFHGSRILGEGGFGLVYGGILEDGTKVAVKVIKREDHHGDREFLAEVEMLSRLHHRNLVKLIGICTEESVRCLIYELVPNGSVESHLHGVDRESSPLGWSARMKIALGAARGLAYLHEDSSPRVIHRDFKSSNILLEDDFTPKVSDFGLARTATDENNNRHISTRVMGTFGYVAPEYAMTGHLLVKSDVYSYGVVLLELLTGRKPVDMSQPPGQENLVAWARPLLASREGLEAIVDPDLGGDVSFESVAKVAAIASMCVQPEVSNRPFMGEVVQALKLVCNECEEAKEAGGSRRSSTQDMDLDVRVSNVDVERGLVASELFSCSVRLGRQEEESGSFRRHSYSGPLMTGRSRQLWQIMRRLSGGTVSEHASIFNL
- the LOC107643034 gene encoding receptor-like serine/threonine-protein kinase ALE2 isoform X1; amino-acid sequence: MVSSSPSNHQGKAIPPSLQPKSGQRHHVSPPMNQSSSIPSFSSPTHSPMTQVSPAPSSSIELAPHPTEMQAPFLPPKVSPSPSKTPSPPQVRALPPPPPNEECSSTVCLEPYTNSPPGAPCRCVWPMRVGLRVSVSLYTFFPLVSELASEIATGVFMRQSQVRIMGANAATEQPEKTVVLIDLVPLGENFDSTTALFTSNRFWHKQVAIKASYFGDYDVLYVSYPGLAPSPPLPPSTISIIDGGPYSIDGNNGGTIKPLGVDIQKRQHKSGLSRGIVAIITVSVFLAVVLCAAAAAAWVMLKYGDHVTQPASTPRLSQPSLTKPPVNFTGNAASLVGGGVGSASTSFRSSIAAYTGSAKTFSANDIIKATDNFHGSRILGEGGFGLVYGGILEDGTKVAVKVIKREDHHGDREFLAEVEMLSRLHHRNLVKLIGICTEESVRCLIYELVPNGSVESHLHGVDRESSPLGWSARMKIALGAARGLAYLHEDSSPRVIHRDFKSSNILLEDDFTPKVSDFGLARTATDENNNRHISTRVMGTFGYVAPEYAMTGHLLVKSDVYSYGVVLLELLTGRKPVDMSQPPGQENLVAWARPLLASREGLEAIVDPDLGGDVSFESVAKVAAIASMCVQPEVSNRPFMGEVVQALKLVCNECEEAKEAGGSRRSSTQDMDLDVRVSNVDVERGLVASELFSCSVRLGRQEEESGSFRRHSYSGPLMTGRSRQLWQIMRRLSGGTVSEHASIFNL
- the LOC107643034 gene encoding receptor-like serine/threonine-protein kinase ALE2 isoform X3, with translation MVSSSPSNHQGSSIPSFSSPTHSPMTQVSPAPSSSIELAPHPTEMQAPFLPPKVSPSPSKTPSPPQVRALPPPPPNEECSSTVCLEPYTNSPPGAPCRCVWPMRVGLRVSVSLYTFFPLVSELASEIATGVFMRQSQVRIMGANAATEQPEKTVVLIDLVPLGENFDSTTALFTSNRFWHKQVAIKASYFGDYDVLYVSYPGLAPSPPLPPSTISIIDGGPYSIDGNNGGTIKPLGVDIQKRQHKSGLSRGIVAIITVSVFLAVVLCAAAAAAWVMLKYGDHVTQPASTPRLSQPSLTKPPVNFTGNAASLVGGGVGSASTSFRSSIAAYTGSAKTFSANDIIKATDNFHGSRILGEGGFGLVYGGILEDGTKVAVKVIKREDHHGDREFLAEVEMLSRLHHRNLVKLIGICTEESVRCLIYELVPNGSVESHLHGVDRESSPLGWSARMKIALGAARGLAYLHEDSSPRVIHRDFKSSNILLEDDFTPKVSDFGLARTATDENNNRHISTRVMGTFGYVAPEYAMTGHLLVKSDVYSYGVVLLELLTGRKPVDMSQPPGQENLVAWARPLLASREGLEAIVDPDLGGDVSFESVAKVAAIASMCVQPEVSNRPFMGEVVQALKLVCNECEEAKEAGGSRRSSTQDMDLDVRVSNVDVERGLVASELFSCSVRLGRQEEESGSFRRHSYSGPLMTGRSRQLWQIMRRLSGGTVSEHASIFNL
- the LOC107615773 gene encoding vegetative cell wall protein gp1-like, with the translated sequence MRVVLAMMLQLLKLCIIFLSVAVPRSKGSTVSPSPAFLPVIPSLGSNAPSLPLLPHGLVVPPSPARGSWTNIAPSSPEVANGSFLLPPDALPLPASAPTPQKHDKDIEPSTTPSPTTIALSPPPHEVVPLPSTPQGNAPLTESAASPPWKAEHNPSPPPPEAHPISPSILPAPVASPASSFPANPPLVHPIIPSTLPVQS